The following are encoded together in the Populus trichocarpa isolate Nisqually-1 chromosome 5, P.trichocarpa_v4.1, whole genome shotgun sequence genome:
- the LOC7486598 gene encoding transcription factor MYB93, with amino-acid sequence MGRSPCCDENGLKKGPWTPEEDQKLVDYIQKHGHGSWRALPKLADLNRCGKSCRLRWTNYLRPDIKRGKFSQDEEQTILHLHSIIGNKWSTIATHLPGRTDNEIKNFWNTHLKKKLIQMGFDPMTHQPRTDFFDSLPQLIALANLRDLMEHRPLDEHAMRLQEEAVQLAKLQYLQYLLQSAASIPSTNSYGQNGITDMEVLNLLNSIPLIEENLVLNSSELENQGSNHFANATSQLLHHPSVLSQLSDPQVPFSYQPSLNTEMGQAPFLTTMPSQEGNNPTDSSWVLPSPTPVLATVTDTSISNPGDASSTTSSYGGGTSSYWPEHFFEDPIMHEIS; translated from the exons ATGGGGAGGTCTCCTTGTTGCGATGAGAATGGCCTCAAAAAAGGACCATGGACTCCTGAAGAAGATCAAAAGCTCGTCGATTACATCCAAAAACATGGTCACGGAAGTTGGAGAGCTCTCCCAAAGCTTGCAG ATCTTAATAGATGTGGCAAGAGCTGTAGGTTAAGGTGGACAAATTACTTGAGACCTGACATAAAGAGAGGCAAATTTTCTCAAGATGAAGAGCAAACAATTCTACATCTTCATTCAATTATCGGAAACAA ATGGTCAACTATTGCTACCCATCTACCAGGCCGGACGGACAATGAAATCAAGAATTTCTGGAACACCCATTTGAAGAAGAAGCTGATTCAGATGGGTTTTGATCCAATGACCCACCAACCAAGAACTGACTTCTTTGACAGCTTGCCTCAACTCATAGCCCTCGCTAACTTGAGAGACCTAATGGAGCATCGTCCATTAGATGAACATGCCATGAGATTACAGGAAGAAGCTGTCCAGTTAGCTAAGCTTCAATATTTACAGTATCTTCTCCAATCAGCAGCTTCAATCCCCTCCACCAACTCTTACGGCCAAAATGGTATCACAGACATGGAAGTGCTCAATCTGTTGAATTCAATTCCTCTCATAGAAGAAAACCTAGTATTAAATTCATCAGAACTGGAGAATCAAGGCTCAAATCACTTTGCAAATGCAACCTCTCAACTACTCCACCATCCAAGTGTATTGTCTCAATTATCTGACCCACAAGTCCCTTTCAGTTATCAACCATCTTTGAATACTGAAATGGGTCAAGCTCCATTTCTAACTACAATGCCTAGCCAGGAAGGTAATAACCCAACTGATTCTTCATGGGTGCTTCCTTCTCCTACTCCTGTTCTTGCAACTGTAACTGACACTTCCATAAGCAATCCAGGTGATGCTAGCAGCACAACTTCTAGCTATGGTGGAGGAACTTCTTCATATTGGCCTGAGCATTTTTTTGAAGATCCTATTATGCATGAGATTTCCTAG